A single genomic interval of Terriglobus albidus harbors:
- the lepB gene encoding signal peptidase I: MSDQKDEIVEAAAEVVVVQTPEETFVRKTVIVTRRELPANGPLEAFTSLLPIITVAIFIITFLAQPYRIPSGSMENTLLVGDFLLVNKQIYAPGGAWHWLMPYRNPRRGDIIVFHNPLDANDHLVKRMIAQPGERIRLRGGRVLINSQPVDEPYAIYIPSRPDHFRDNFPTLHDADPEIDAQWWMQMRTLIDNGDLILPTGNYFMMGDNRNNSRDSRYWGFMPREFAEGMPMLVYFSVPAPEEQQRGIHGLARWSRMFTIPR; encoded by the coding sequence ATGTCTGACCAGAAGGACGAGATCGTCGAAGCCGCCGCCGAAGTGGTCGTCGTACAGACGCCGGAAGAGACGTTTGTGCGAAAGACGGTCATCGTCACCCGGCGAGAGCTGCCGGCAAACGGCCCACTGGAGGCATTCACCAGCCTGCTGCCGATTATTACGGTAGCGATCTTCATCATCACCTTCCTGGCGCAGCCTTACCGGATTCCTTCCGGCTCGATGGAAAACACACTTCTGGTCGGTGACTTTCTGTTGGTAAATAAGCAGATATACGCTCCCGGTGGAGCGTGGCACTGGCTGATGCCTTATCGCAATCCACGTCGCGGAGACATCATTGTCTTCCATAATCCGCTGGATGCGAATGATCACCTGGTGAAACGTATGATCGCGCAACCGGGAGAGCGCATTCGCCTGAGAGGCGGACGTGTGCTGATCAATAGCCAGCCGGTCGACGAGCCGTATGCTATCTACATACCGTCACGGCCGGACCATTTCCGCGATAACTTTCCGACGCTGCACGATGCAGATCCTGAGATCGATGCACAGTGGTGGATGCAGATGCGCACGCTGATCGATAACGGCGATCTTATTCTTCCAACAGGCAATTACTTCATGATGGGCGACAATCGCAACAACAGCCGCGACAGCCGCTACTGGGGATTCATGCCGCGCGAGTTCGCCGAGGGCATGCCGATGCTGGTGTATTTCTCCGTGCCCGCGCCAGAGGAACAGCAGCGAGGTATCCATGGACTCGCGCGCTGGAGCCGGATGTTTACCATCCCCCGTTAA
- a CDS encoding RNA polymerase sigma factor yields MQAGTAMGNLVSAIGIRAEDAALVAELKAGSEEAFAQLIGQYSQPIYSLIARSLQDPADAADITQDVFIKVFRNIGSFHGDSSLRTWVYRIALHEASNQRRWWKRHKKQEITIDGEFESDDPGETFLLRDTLASRDGSPFDKAIQSEMRARVEAALHEVPESFRTVLILREIEGFAYDEIAEILDINMGTVKSRLMRGRAAMRQALETREALESEQRAAASKRATEKWLEAAR; encoded by the coding sequence ATGCAGGCTGGAACGGCGATGGGAAACCTGGTAAGTGCGATCGGAATTCGTGCGGAGGATGCCGCTTTGGTGGCCGAGCTGAAGGCTGGCTCGGAAGAAGCCTTCGCGCAACTGATCGGGCAGTATTCGCAGCCCATCTATTCTCTGATTGCCCGCAGCCTGCAGGATCCGGCTGACGCCGCCGACATCACCCAGGACGTCTTTATTAAAGTCTTCCGCAATATTGGAAGCTTTCATGGAGACTCTTCGCTGAGAACCTGGGTCTACCGGATTGCACTGCATGAAGCAAGCAATCAGCGCCGCTGGTGGAAGCGACATAAGAAGCAGGAAATCACCATCGACGGAGAGTTCGAATCGGACGACCCCGGAGAGACCTTCCTGCTGCGGGACACATTAGCTTCGCGGGATGGATCGCCGTTCGATAAGGCCATCCAGAGCGAGATGCGCGCCCGGGTGGAGGCAGCACTGCATGAAGTGCCGGAGTCGTTCCGGACGGTGCTGATCCTGCGCGAGATTGAAGGATTTGCCTATGACGAGATCGCCGAGATTCTCGATATCAACATGGGCACGGTAAAAAGCCGTTTGATGCGCGGACGGGCAGCGATGCGGCAGGCATTGGAAACGCGCGAAGCTCTCGAATCCGAACAGAGAGCCGCCGCATCCAAACGAGCAACGGAAAAGTGGTTGGAGGCTGCACGATGA
- a CDS encoding FG-GAP-like repeat-containing protein: MNRLAAVGRIAVCLAFSIGLSAQTPTITVTPTGTAGVYTLAGQYTALAQVHPPTGNVAFEDTTYSNAVLGSAPFSSSLTSSIVQNGSQSFTSLSGYTSNVLARDFDGDGKADLLFVDSNYYLTFFKGNGDGTFQAGIADSSVTMQTTSLAVGDWDGDGKLDIAASSGALVDTSSGPANATTLIRRGNGDGTFQAPTQFTETIPQSGHVSLQSGDFNGDGKLDLFSTGYYPSHLYLGNGDGTFAAAVNTNAAAIGPVADFNNDGRADIYGDNFTLLGLSNGTFQTVNHTSGPTGTRVTVADFNHDGKLDVAGFSGGNAMVSLGNGDGTFQAVSTYSIDPGPGPINWYGNSYQFTYSSIASGDFNGDGVPDLAFLGNYPIQNPYSPFSILTVLFGRSDGSFSSSQTFTDISFIAYYPHPFLSVDLAGSGIDTLLEFYPGADDSTQFAGVRRYTATNTFTATATNVIVSPGGTHQVRAHYAGDANYGAAISTTQAITGSTSQATLSLAISPNPSTYGARADMTVTVTPCTVGSYSCDSNWVDIYDGSTAVTSGYPSGGVAHVIWRNFSQGTHLITARIRGNTNLSSATSNAVTLTVGPPLGIVSTLTLADPQQVGSTYTLSAQLTTPALEIAPTGSVSFVDLTANNSSLATATFGPPTPVLQPTKYTSMTHLPGALYAADFDNDGKADLIYPVYPVGGNSIAFLHGNGDGTFSGTPTADGLSPSFAVADFDHDGKLDVVLTGTSGLSLLRGNGDGTFATATTIGSGDTSYSSVFVGDFNGDGKQDIYNRETLFLGNGDGTFQRVIATGVSGQLAADFNHDGRTDLFAHGTLYLGQSDGTFTAIPAPTYYTALIADFNHDGNPDLFTGDAVVLGNGDGTFQAPIAVDLSDPYGYSNGIYFTGDFNGDGKADLGMATAYAGGYHVPGYYFVSVTFGDGTGAFGNKTSTRGFSNQDFELPAIPTYLPDFNGDTTSDIPVYTQAYIGPPLSIAITLYTAPTVYTATATGITVNGPPYGYHSIQATYPGDTNYLDETSNTATIIAPIPVTVTLAVNRNPINTGQQVTFTATLSPFNEGNQTAGGTINFSEGSTILGTGTLNNGVAQFTTSSLSAGSHSIVAQFPGSGFFGQASSTPLSMQVGPTAVNIIWPPPAAITYGTALSSTQLNASTAIAGSFAYSPVAGTVLAPGTQTLSATFTPTDTVTYSTTTATVTLVVNKATPTIAVTQTSPATTGTNVGTATTLLATLAAAYGTPTGTVTFYDGATSIGAGTLSGNTVSITTTFTTAGSHTITAVYSGNTNFNTVTSAGFSEVVSKLTPAITWATPAAITYGAALSATQLNATSSVAGAFVYSPAAGVVLAGGAQTLSVTFIPTDTTTYSNATATVTLTVNKATPSITWATPAAISYGTALSAAQLNATSSTAGTFVYSPAAGTVLGVGSQTLSVTFTPTDTTSYNSASATTILVVNKSTPAITWAAPTAITYGTALSATQLNASSNVAGTFVYSPAAGTVLGVGPQTLSVTFTPTDATSYDGATATTTLVVNKATPSIAWATPAAITYGATLSATQLNATSTVAGTFVYSPAAGAVPGVGTQTLSVTFTPTDATSYNSVMATTTLVVNKSTPSITWATPAAITYGTALSATQLNATGSVAGTFVYSPAAGAVLGVGTQTLSVTFTPTDATSYNSTTATTTLVVNKTTPSITWSTPTAITYGTALSAAQLNATSPVAGAFTYSPAAGTIPGTGSQALSTTFTPTDTANYSSATGSTTLVVNKATPSITVTQSSPITIGVGTGVATTFRAALAASYGTPTGSVGFYEGTTLLGSAPLVSGAASVTTTFSTTGIHTITALYTGDANFNTVTSAAFNEAVVLFGVGLAANPTTLTIKQGQSGTATITATPTGNYTGALTFSCGNLPSSVSCSFAPATLTFNGDNQPQTTTITVSTRTTSATLMSTSNLRLASILALPLLAFGLRRRRMLLRGLLVLFAAMLLLPTSGCGGSPTTSNSAATGQQTVTINAQTTANGGSTQSFNFSIVIEP, translated from the coding sequence ATGAACCGCCTCGCTGCCGTTGGTCGCATCGCAGTTTGCCTTGCGTTTTCTATAGGCTTGTCAGCCCAGACGCCTACTATTACGGTTACTCCAACTGGAACCGCCGGCGTATACACGCTCGCCGGTCAATACACGGCACTGGCGCAGGTCCATCCACCCACAGGAAATGTGGCCTTCGAAGATACAACGTATTCGAATGCGGTTCTTGGCTCAGCGCCGTTTTCTTCTTCCCTGACTTCTTCGATCGTGCAAAATGGATCCCAGTCGTTCACCTCGTTATCCGGATACACGTCCAACGTTCTTGCTCGTGACTTCGATGGAGACGGTAAAGCCGACCTTCTGTTTGTCGACAGCAACTACTACCTGACCTTTTTCAAAGGGAATGGAGACGGCACCTTTCAGGCCGGCATCGCCGACAGTTCGGTCACGATGCAGACCACCTCGCTGGCAGTGGGCGACTGGGATGGAGACGGTAAACTTGATATTGCCGCCTCATCTGGAGCACTCGTCGATACGAGTTCAGGTCCTGCTAACGCAACGACCCTGATACGCCGGGGAAACGGCGACGGAACCTTCCAGGCCCCCACGCAATTCACCGAGACTATACCCCAATCTGGCCATGTCTCACTGCAAAGCGGCGATTTCAATGGCGATGGAAAACTGGATCTATTCAGTACAGGTTACTACCCGAGCCATCTCTATCTTGGAAATGGTGACGGCACGTTTGCGGCGGCCGTAAACACCAATGCAGCAGCCATCGGTCCCGTCGCGGATTTTAACAATGACGGCCGCGCTGACATCTACGGAGACAATTTCACCCTGCTGGGGTTGAGCAACGGAACCTTCCAGACCGTCAATCACACCTCCGGACCCACCGGCACCCGAGTAACCGTCGCAGACTTCAATCATGACGGCAAGCTTGATGTAGCGGGATTCAGTGGTGGGAATGCTATGGTCTCTCTCGGAAATGGCGATGGCACGTTCCAGGCTGTATCCACTTACAGTATCGATCCTGGCCCCGGCCCCATCAACTGGTACGGGAATTCCTACCAATTTACCTACTCGTCGATCGCGAGCGGAGATTTCAATGGGGACGGAGTGCCTGACCTGGCGTTTCTCGGAAACTACCCGATACAGAATCCATATTCGCCGTTCAGTATATTAACCGTTCTCTTTGGACGCTCGGACGGCAGCTTTTCTTCTTCACAGACTTTTACAGATATAAGTTTTATAGCTTATTATCCTCACCCTTTCCTATCGGTTGATCTAGCCGGAAGCGGCATCGATACATTGCTCGAATTCTATCCGGGCGCTGATGACTCGACGCAGTTTGCAGGTGTACGCAGATACACAGCGACCAATACCTTCACTGCAACCGCCACCAACGTGATCGTGTCGCCGGGTGGCACCCATCAGGTGCGGGCACATTACGCCGGCGATGCAAATTACGGTGCCGCTATCTCTACAACCCAGGCGATTACCGGAAGCACTTCGCAGGCGACGCTCTCGTTGGCCATTAGTCCCAATCCATCGACGTATGGGGCCAGGGCCGACATGACCGTCACGGTGACTCCCTGCACGGTCGGCAGCTACTCCTGCGACAGCAACTGGGTCGATATCTATGACGGATCGACCGCGGTGACCAGCGGTTATCCGTCCGGCGGTGTGGCTCATGTGATCTGGAGGAACTTCAGTCAGGGAACACATCTGATCACGGCCCGAATTCGCGGCAACACCAATCTGTCCTCCGCCACCAGTAATGCGGTGACATTGACTGTTGGACCGCCGCTCGGCATTGTGAGCACCCTCACCCTGGCTGATCCCCAGCAGGTCGGTAGTACCTACACACTTAGCGCACAGCTCACCACACCGGCCCTCGAGATCGCTCCGACGGGCAGCGTCTCGTTCGTCGACCTCACAGCAAACAACAGCTCGCTCGCGACTGCTACGTTTGGTCCTCCAACACCAGTATTGCAACCGACGAAGTACACCAGCATGACCCACTTGCCTGGCGCTCTCTATGCCGCAGACTTTGACAACGACGGCAAGGCTGACCTCATTTATCCGGTGTATCCGGTGGGAGGGAATTCCATAGCTTTTCTGCACGGAAACGGCGACGGGACATTTTCAGGAACGCCAACTGCCGATGGATTGAGCCCATCTTTCGCAGTCGCCGACTTCGATCATGACGGCAAGCTGGATGTCGTTTTGACAGGAACCTCCGGTCTATCTCTGCTGCGGGGAAACGGGGATGGGACCTTCGCGACCGCTACTACCATCGGCAGTGGCGACACATCATATTCCAGTGTTTTCGTAGGTGATTTCAATGGTGATGGCAAACAAGATATTTACAACCGCGAAACCCTCTTCCTCGGCAATGGCGACGGGACCTTCCAGAGGGTAATTGCCACTGGAGTTTCCGGACAATTAGCTGCCGATTTCAACCATGATGGGCGGACGGATCTGTTTGCTCACGGGACCCTTTATCTGGGACAGTCGGATGGAACATTTACAGCCATACCTGCTCCGACTTATTACACAGCACTCATCGCCGACTTCAACCACGATGGCAATCCGGATCTTTTTACGGGTGACGCCGTGGTCCTGGGCAACGGAGACGGCACCTTCCAGGCTCCCATTGCTGTCGATCTTTCTGACCCGTATGGGTATTCGAACGGAATCTATTTCACAGGTGACTTCAATGGAGACGGCAAAGCCGATCTCGGGATGGCCACGGCTTACGCCGGGGGTTACCACGTGCCGGGCTATTACTTCGTGTCCGTAACCTTTGGCGATGGCACAGGCGCTTTCGGGAACAAAACATCAACTCGCGGATTCTCGAACCAGGATTTTGAATTACCTGCTATACCGACCTATCTGCCGGATTTCAATGGAGATACCACCTCCGACATCCCCGTATATACCCAGGCATATATTGGGCCCCCCCTAAGTATCGCGATAACCCTGTACACCGCGCCTACGGTCTACACTGCCACCGCGACAGGGATTACAGTGAACGGCCCTCCGTATGGCTACCATTCCATTCAGGCCACGTATCCAGGAGATACCAACTATCTGGATGAGACTTCCAACACCGCCACGATTATCGCGCCGATTCCGGTCACAGTAACGCTGGCGGTGAACCGCAATCCCATTAATACCGGCCAGCAGGTGACATTTACCGCAACACTGTCTCCGTTCAACGAAGGGAATCAAACGGCAGGTGGAACGATCAACTTTTCGGAGGGATCGACGATCCTTGGCACCGGCACTTTAAACAATGGTGTAGCGCAGTTTACGACGTCATCGCTCTCCGCAGGATCGCATAGCATCGTCGCGCAATTTCCTGGCAGTGGTTTCTTCGGGCAAGCCTCCAGCACGCCCCTCTCGATGCAAGTCGGCCCCACGGCCGTGAACATCATCTGGCCTCCGCCAGCCGCGATCACCTACGGCACGGCTCTTTCTTCAACGCAGCTCAATGCGAGTACAGCGATTGCAGGCAGCTTTGCCTATTCGCCCGTGGCAGGAACGGTGCTTGCGCCCGGAACTCAAACATTGTCGGCAACCTTCACGCCAACCGATACGGTAACGTACAGCACTACCACCGCAACGGTAACACTGGTTGTAAATAAAGCCACACCCACAATCGCGGTGACGCAGACCTCACCCGCGACGACGGGTACCAACGTGGGCACAGCCACAACGTTACTGGCCACACTCGCCGCAGCCTACGGGACACCTACCGGCACCGTTACGTTTTATGACGGCGCCACCTCGATCGGTGCAGGAACACTGAGTGGCAACACGGTCAGCATCACAACAACATTTACCACGGCGGGTTCCCACACAATCACCGCGGTGTACTCGGGCAATACCAACTTCAATACCGTTACGTCGGCAGGCTTCAGCGAAGTTGTCTCGAAGCTCACGCCCGCCATTACCTGGGCCACACCCGCAGCTATTACATACGGAGCGGCGCTCTCTGCAACTCAGCTGAATGCAACCAGCTCCGTGGCAGGAGCCTTCGTTTATTCCCCTGCCGCAGGAGTGGTCCTGGCAGGGGGGGCGCAGACGCTTTCGGTAACATTTATTCCTACGGACACGACGACCTACAGCAACGCAACGGCAACCGTGACCCTGACAGTCAACAAAGCAACCCCCTCGATTACGTGGGCAACACCCGCCGCGATCAGCTATGGAACCGCACTCTCGGCAGCACAGTTGAATGCGACCAGCTCCACCGCCGGAACCTTCGTTTACTCGCCTGCGGCAGGTACTGTCCTGGGCGTTGGCTCACAAACGCTCTCAGTGACATTTACCCCTACCGATACGACTTCGTATAACAGCGCCAGTGCCACAACGATTTTGGTCGTGAACAAGTCAACTCCTGCAATCACGTGGGCAGCTCCGACCGCTATCACCTATGGGACAGCACTGTCTGCAACGCAGTTGAATGCAAGCAGCAACGTGGCTGGAACCTTTGTTTATTCACCCGCGGCAGGTACAGTCCTGGGCGTCGGCCCACAAACACTCTCAGTGACATTTACTCCAACCGACGCGACCTCGTATGACGGCGCGACGGCAACGACAACTTTGGTAGTAAACAAAGCAACGCCGTCGATCGCATGGGCAACGCCAGCCGCCATCACCTACGGCGCGACATTGTCGGCAACACAATTGAACGCGACCAGCACCGTGGCTGGGACCTTCGTTTATTCACCTGCGGCAGGCGCAGTGCCGGGCGTTGGCACCCAAACGCTCTCAGTAACATTTACCCCTACCGACGCAACCTCGTATAACAGCGTCATGGCTACAACGACTTTGGTGGTGAACAAGTCAACGCCTTCGATTACATGGGCGACACCGGCCGCCATTACCTACGGAACGGCGCTCTCTGCAACGCAGTTGAATGCAACCGGCTCTGTGGCAGGGACCTTTGTTTATTCACCCGCGGCAGGTGCAGTCCTTGGGGTTGGCACCCAAACGCTCTCAGTAACATTTACCCCTACCGACGCTACGTCTTATAACAGCACCACGGCTACAACGACTTTGGTCGTGAACAAAACGACGCCTTCGATCACATGGTCGACGCCGACAGCAATCACCTATGGAACAGCATTGTCAGCAGCCCAGTTGAATGCAACCAGCCCGGTCGCCGGAGCCTTCACCTACTCTCCGGCCGCAGGCACGATTCCGGGCACCGGATCACAAGCGCTTTCCACCACCTTCACTCCGACCGATACGGCAAACTACAGCAGTGCCACCGGCTCGACAACACTAGTGGTCAATAAGGCGACGCCTTCGATCACCGTAACCCAATCCTCACCAATTACGATCGGTGTTGGCACCGGCGTGGCAACGACCTTCCGTGCAGCGCTCGCCGCGTCCTACGGAACACCGACGGGCAGCGTGGGCTTCTATGAAGGCACAACTCTGCTGGGGAGTGCCCCCCTGGTCAGCGGTGCGGCCAGCGTTACCACCACTTTCTCCACCACTGGAATCCATACGATCACGGCGCTGTACACCGGCGATGCGAATTTCAATACCGTTACATCCGCTGCCTTCAATGAGGCTGTCGTACTCTTCGGCGTTGGCCTTGCGGCCAATCCGACCACGCTGACGATCAAGCAGGGGCAGAGCGGCACAGCAACAATCACGGCCACACCGACCGGCAACTACACCGGCGCATTAACCTTCTCCTGCGGCAACCTGCCCTCCAGTGTCTCCTGCAGCTTCGCCCCTGCAACGCTGACCTTCAACGGAGACAACCAGCCGCAGACCACCACCATTACGGTGAGCACACGCACGACCTCAGCCACCCTTATGAGCACTTCGAACCTGCGCCTGGCTTCGATCCTCGCGCTGCCCCTGCTCGCCTTCGGCTTACGTCGACGCCGCATGCTACTGCGTGGATTGCTGGTGCTGTTCGCCGCAATGCTTCTGCTGCCAACAAGCGGATGCGGCGGTAGCCCCACCACCTCCAACTCTGCGGCGACAGGACAGCAGACCGTCACCATCAACGCTCAGACAACCGCCAATGGAGGGTCAACACAGTCCTTCAACTTCTCCATCGTCATCGAGCCGTAG
- a CDS encoding tetratricopeptide repeat protein produces MSFNRIISLGLLFALPLAAAAQQSSSSSSSSQAPSDSTSQQPAQTGPLRLGGVERAGSGIQLEPSESLFDIGAALNACGYDADLTNSSPVRQKVRDDLNAALQDSAEARDARDKVCAYISAHNLGDSTRNLSQFVSLGIYLNPPPDLTPITDLTELPPDAAQVVEILPLLRTFAETTQLHLIWVRNRPEYEEFIARIHDPLTKAILDSNIYLHQPVSSYDGRRFLVFMEPMFAPAAVNARVYGLDYVVVFSPTQGAEVRLDDVRHMYLHYLVEPMIYARPQSIDRLTPLLKTVQDAPLEFIYKNDMVALTTECMIKAIEARVMDVGFPKPKKPSQVKQRSDMEKYEADLADYERRAEVVRQRLVDRDMRLGYVLTDYLYGKLAQLEHTNEALKDSIGEIVYGMDVQHQVSVAKNIQFYPEGTREFVGRTPVRQPKGLDLAEIKLMKGDRAGADEMAQKALAVNPNNPQAHYLKARIAVLDADPDSALDEFNQVLKLSKDPRTLAWTHIYLGRMYDTQREPDRPRAISEYKAALAVRDARPDTKLAAEAGLKKPFAAPKREHSTSDEEDNEPIDPTGKKEKEAYRPK; encoded by the coding sequence GTGTCTTTTAATCGCATCATTTCGCTCGGATTACTCTTCGCCCTGCCCCTGGCGGCAGCCGCACAACAATCGTCTTCCAGCTCGTCTTCGTCCCAGGCGCCGTCGGATTCCACCTCGCAACAACCGGCCCAAACCGGCCCTTTGCGGCTGGGTGGCGTCGAGCGAGCCGGCTCCGGAATCCAACTGGAACCGAGCGAATCGCTCTTCGATATTGGAGCGGCGTTGAACGCCTGCGGCTACGACGCAGACCTTACCAACTCTTCTCCAGTGCGCCAGAAGGTCCGCGACGACCTCAATGCCGCTCTGCAGGACAGCGCCGAAGCTCGCGATGCCCGCGATAAAGTCTGCGCTTACATTTCCGCCCACAACCTGGGCGATTCGACACGGAATCTTTCGCAGTTTGTCTCACTTGGCATCTATCTCAACCCTCCGCCGGATCTGACGCCGATCACCGATCTGACCGAGCTGCCACCCGATGCCGCGCAGGTCGTCGAAATCCTGCCGCTGCTACGCACCTTTGCCGAAACGACGCAGCTCCACCTGATCTGGGTGCGCAATCGTCCGGAGTATGAAGAATTCATCGCCCGCATCCACGATCCGCTGACCAAGGCCATTCTGGATTCGAACATCTATCTGCACCAGCCGGTTTCGAGTTACGATGGCCGGCGCTTCCTGGTCTTCATGGAGCCGATGTTCGCTCCGGCGGCAGTGAATGCGCGCGTCTACGGCCTGGACTACGTGGTGGTGTTCTCTCCCACGCAGGGCGCGGAGGTACGTCTGGATGATGTACGGCACATGTATCTGCACTACCTGGTAGAACCGATGATCTATGCCCGGCCGCAGTCGATTGACCGGCTGACACCGCTGCTGAAGACGGTGCAGGACGCTCCGCTGGAGTTCATCTACAAGAACGACATGGTGGCACTGACTACCGAGTGCATGATCAAGGCGATCGAAGCTCGCGTGATGGATGTCGGCTTCCCGAAGCCGAAGAAGCCATCGCAGGTCAAACAGCGTAGCGACATGGAAAAGTATGAAGCAGACCTTGCCGACTATGAACGCCGGGCAGAGGTCGTGCGTCAGCGCCTGGTCGATCGCGATATGCGTCTCGGCTATGTATTGACCGATTATCTCTATGGCAAGCTGGCTCAACTGGAGCACACCAACGAGGCACTGAAGGACAGCATTGGTGAGATCGTCTACGGCATGGACGTGCAACACCAGGTCAGCGTGGCGAAGAACATTCAGTTCTATCCTGAAGGCACGCGCGAGTTTGTGGGCCGTACACCGGTACGTCAGCCAAAGGGGCTAGACCTCGCTGAGATCAAGCTGATGAAGGGTGATCGCGCAGGCGCCGACGAGATGGCGCAGAAAGCGCTGGCGGTGAATCCGAACAACCCTCAAGCCCACTATCTGAAAGCACGCATCGCAGTGCTGGACGCCGATCCGGATTCTGCCCTTGACGAGTTCAACCAGGTGCTAAAGCTTTCCAAGGACCCACGCACTCTGGCCTGGACGCATATTTACCTGGGGCGCATGTATGACACGCAGCGCGAACCGGACCGTCCTCGCGCCATCAGCGAGTACAAGGCAGCACTCGCGGTGCGTGATGCTCGTCCGGACACGAAGCTTGCGGCTGAAGCTGGACTGAAGAAGCCCTTTGCGGCGCCGAAGAGGGAGCACTCCACCAGCGACGAAGAAGATAACGAGCCGATCGATCCCACCGGCAAGAAGGAAAAAGAGGCTTACCGGCCAAAGTAA
- the rnc gene encoding ribonuclease III encodes MRAKKQNGPAELDSLLSALGHKFQRPALLETALTHSSLAAESSSVATAGKDNEQLEFVGDAVLGLLVAEALYMRFPALTEGELTRMRALLVSRSHLGEVAETLTLGNYLRLGRGEEQSGGRQKRALLSNALEAVIAAMYLDGGLPPARAFVEQHVIAPKIEELSIAVTEGARFGGAIGDYKSALQEFLQARGKGQPKYTVVEESGPDHKKRFRVQVQLREQTEAPAEAEGRTKKEAQQAAARVAYERLLAADV; translated from the coding sequence ATGCGAGCGAAAAAACAAAACGGCCCGGCGGAGCTCGATTCCCTGCTGTCGGCCCTGGGCCATAAGTTCCAACGTCCGGCTCTGCTGGAAACGGCACTCACACACAGCTCACTTGCTGCCGAAAGCTCCAGTGTCGCAACCGCCGGCAAGGACAATGAGCAGCTTGAGTTTGTAGGCGACGCCGTGCTGGGTCTGCTTGTCGCTGAAGCTCTGTATATGCGTTTCCCCGCATTAACGGAGGGTGAGCTGACACGCATGCGGGCTCTGCTGGTAAGCCGTTCGCATCTGGGTGAAGTGGCCGAAACCTTAACTCTTGGCAACTACCTTCGCCTGGGGCGAGGTGAGGAGCAGAGCGGCGGCCGCCAGAAACGTGCGCTGCTCTCAAACGCTCTTGAGGCCGTGATTGCCGCGATGTATCTGGATGGCGGATTGCCGCCGGCACGAGCGTTCGTCGAGCAGCACGTCATTGCTCCGAAGATCGAAGAGCTGAGTATCGCGGTCACCGAGGGCGCGCGTTTCGGTGGAGCGATTGGGGACTACAAGAGCGCATTGCAGGAGTTTCTGCAGGCGCGAGGCAAGGGCCAGCCAAAGTACACAGTCGTAGAAGAGAGCGGCCCAGATCATAAGAAGCGTTTTCGCGTACAGGTGCAGCTGCGGGAACAGACCGAAGCTCCTGCCGAAGCCGAAGGGCGCACGAAAAAGGAAGCACAGCAGGCTGCCGCACGCGTAGCCTATGAAAGACTGCTGGCCGCTGATGTCTGA
- a CDS encoding anti-sigma factor, which yields MNTNCEHVRSLFSDYLDGALTGHEMMDVSSHLESCKACKAEFAGWRTMQHGLAMIGTAKAPENLGLKLRLAISHEKVKSNTTWKDRLELAWANTLRPVVLRTAAGLASATIIVGGMLGMLTAVTPTAQSVMADDDLGAYSQPHYKYSAANMDGVVVDADNPVVVEALLNARGQIYDYSIVSGTLSADARHNLEQRLLVSVYEPAKVFGTPVRSRIILTFSGISVRG from the coding sequence ATGAATACGAACTGTGAACATGTGCGCTCCCTCTTTTCGGACTATCTCGACGGGGCTCTCACCGGTCACGAGATGATGGATGTCAGTTCGCATCTCGAAAGCTGCAAAGCCTGCAAGGCGGAGTTCGCTGGCTGGCGCACGATGCAGCACGGCCTGGCAATGATCGGCACGGCAAAGGCTCCGGAGAACCTGGGCTTGAAGCTGCGGTTGGCCATCTCACACGAAAAAGTGAAGAGCAATACGACCTGGAAGGATCGCCTGGAGCTGGCCTGGGCCAACACTCTGCGTCCAGTCGTGCTTCGTACCGCTGCCGGCCTGGCCTCCGCCACCATCATCGTGGGCGGCATGCTGGGCATGCTGACGGCGGTGACGCCGACGGCGCAGTCGGTCATGGCCGATGACGACCTGGGTGCTTACAGCCAGCCGCATTACAAATATTCAGCCGCCAATATGGATGGCGTCGTGGTCGACGCAGACAATCCTGTCGTCGTCGAGGCCCTGTTGAACGCCCGTGGGCAGATTTACGACTACAGCATCGTCTCCGGAACGCTTTCGGCTGATGCCCGCCATAACCTGGAGCAACGGCTGCTGGTGAGCGTCTACGAACCGGCCAAGGTCTTCGGAACCCCGGTGCGGAGCCGCATTATCCTTACCTTCTCCGGCATCTCGGTCCGGGGGTAG